The genomic stretch GAGAACTCTACAGACGTCTATGTGGCTGCAGGGGGACCACGAATGACGAGGAGCTTCTCTGCatcacattttcacatttcatataaacggaACCATACATTATTGTGTCCTTCCGTGAGCACCTTCTGTCTCTGAGCATGATGTGTTTGCGGTTCGTCTCTGTTGTAGCGTGGGTCACtggtttggggttgtttgttttgtttttggcttttttttttttgcattattttttatttgcttttaaaacgTCTCCAAGCACCCGACTGTTTTCCACAAACCAAGGAAGCATCAAGTTTGCAAgcgaaggaagaaagaaggggccTCGGTGTGGCTGACCAGCCCCCTGCCCTGATGTGACATTGGCTGTGTGCCTTGTTTCATTGTCTGCAATGCCCCCCAGCCCACCACCATCCCAGCATCACGGACGCTGCTCGGGAACATGTTTGTTCAATGAGAAATGCAATGAGAACCTTTTGGTCTGGTGTCATTCCCCCTCAATGGGTCTTTGAAACCCAGATCCGGTCCAGGGGGGCTCATCCTATCCAGACTCATTTGTCAAGTCTGCCGGGCAGCCAAGAAGAAGACTGAGCTCACAGCATGCACACTACGCAGGAAACACACGGGATCTGACCCCAGAGCAGTGTCTGCGGTGGGACAGAGCGGGGAGGCAGGAAGCAACGTTCCCCACCTTGCATGCGCACCTGTCCTGGAAGGGATTCCTCACGAGATGCTTTGCTAAAAGCTCATGGACTGCAACATCCTGCTAATTAACGTGAATTAACGGAAATGTTCTGCTTGTGCCTCTGTTGCCCCCTCGTTTGAAGACCCTGGGGGGGAGTGAGCAAGATGCCTGTCACCATGGCtcatcgcccccccccccccacaactgACAAACTGGGAGAAAGGTGTTTTGTTCCTCAACCACTTTCCAGAGATGCTCCCAGGTCCTGGAGCCCTGAGACAGCCCCAGGCTTCTTGAAGATGTGCACATTAGCAGAAGACGGAGAATGAACTCTCTAGAAgcaaatgctctaagaaaaggaagGTGGGAGGGTGCTGTCCCTTATTTACATCGGGGAGCAAGACGCTTCTTGCTCTCAATGTATAAGACTAACTTGTATTATGATTTGTATTaattggtatttgtcttttacggcaaaaaaatgatgaaaatgtacTTTTGGACATTGTTCTTGTTTTCGTGACACCTGACGTTTAAAGGAATAAAGGCTGCTTgtctggcgggggcgggggcgtcACCCCGCTGTCTCCGGGATTTGGTGCCTTTGCTGGATGCTGGAGCTTGTTCCATCAGCTGCCCCATGGCGCCATCTGCTGCCAGACGGGCATCCCCATCCCGAGCGGTCCATGCATCACCGTGGCAGCAGGAGGAGGCTACACACATCTCCTCCCCTGCAGGCTGTCCTGAGAAGCGATGGGGAAGAAGCCAAAGCAGGTGCCTGCTGGCGTCCTGGAGGGTCGCTCCTGGCGAGGCCACCCGGCCCCACAGAGGCTGGACCAACGCCGGCAAGCACGCACTCTGCAACCAGGAGCTGGTTGGCACCATCTGAAGAAGGTCCTTGCGACCCCTGCTCGTCCCCGTATccccagaaggagaagcagacccgccCTGGGCCAGGCTTCCAGCTGTCCTGCTGTGGGATCAGCCTGACACGAGCCCTCAGCCAGCCAGGGCCGGGCAGACTTTCACACGTCCCTAAAAGCCGACCTTCTGCCTAGAGCCATGAGCATCAGCCAAGCTCCAATGGGGCCACATTTTAACCCGGCTCCTCTCAGCCTCGGCGCTGTGGACGTCTGGGGCTGCACCACTCTCTGGGGCATCCTGGGCACTGCAGGGTGATGAGCAGGATCCCTGGTCTCCACTCCACATGCCAGCAGGACCTCCTCCCCACTGGACCGCCCAAGAATGACTCCAGACATTACCAAAATCACccccattgagaaccactggtttcaATGCATTCAGACTCACAGAAGGTCTAAGATACACAGGGATTTATAGATTACCCAGTCCCACTCTTAAATGTGAAGGCTGGAGGTCCAACAAGGCAGGTCTCCTGCCCAAGGTCAGGTTACTCTTGAATACAAATCCTGGGAATAGAAATTGCCAACCCTGTGCCCTTCCTGCTTGCAGGGACCTCCTACAGCTTCAAGGTTATCTACGGGTTCCCTTGCAGCCCTGTGGCGGTTAAAAGAATGATCTGGACCAGCAGGTGTTGTGTCTGGGTCTCAGAGACAAGTGTGTGAGTGCTGACTGGCCACGGATGCTGAGATCAGGGGCCCCGGCACCAGGGTGACCACGGCTCACCTCCCCAGGCATGGCTGCACCCAGGAACAATTTTGGCTTTAAGCAGACTGGCTGGACTCCCTGCACCGTACACTTTAATGAGCCACCTTGAAGTCATGGGTTGCCAGTCTTAATTCCCTAAATCCCATAGCACTTTCCAGTTTGTGGGATGGGTATTGCCTTGTCTGGGCCACTCAACACCTAAATTCAGGGCAGAAAATCCTATACCTGGTGCTCAAGAAGTTACAATTTGggggagaaacacacacacacggagacaTCCATTGTTAAAATACTGCAATTTAATCTGAAACAGGCAAGTTCATAGACACAGAACATAAGATGGTGGGGGCCAGGGTCTTAGGGAGGGGATAGGAAGTTAATGCTTCATGAGCACAGAGCTTCAGtttaaagatgagaaagttctggagatggatggtggagaTGGTTACACAGCAGTGTGAATGCACTCAATGCCACTATACTGAGCAtctaaaaaaaaggttaaaatggcaaatttcacaccacaccaaaagaaaaattaaaataaattgccaTTACTATTCCAAGtgagataaagacaaataccttatgatctcaCTTCTACGTggaatgtaaaagaaaacaagaaccaaGCTCATCGATGCAGAGAAGAGAATCATGGTTTGCAGATGTGGGAGGTGGGGTgcgtgaaatgggtgaagggggcaAAAGGTGCAGAGGTCCAGTGTCCACACTGGTCAGTGCTGCCCCAAATGCAGCCTGTGAAATGCACCTGCCACATCTAAGATAAAGACAATCTACAAAAGTggaactcacagaagcagagagcagaaaggtggttgccaggggctggggggaaacGGGGAGATGGGGGTCACAGGGCACAAACTTTCAGTGAGAAGTGGAATGAGTCCTATGGACGTAATGTTGATGGTGATTATAATTAACTATCATACACTTGAATGTTGCTAAGACAGCAGATCTGAAATgttctcaacaacaacaacaacaaaaaagttaccATGTGAGGTGTGGTGTGTGTGAATTAGTTCGGTTGTGGTCATCAGTTCACAATGTGTACAAACATCAAAATATCATGTTGTACAGCTTAAACatatacaattttgtcaattatactgcCAGAAAGCTGGAAAATGGAATAGAATGGGATAAATAGAATACAACAGAAatggaatggaacagaataaagaatagagtagaatagaatagaatagaatagaatagaatagaatagaatagaatagaatagaatagaatagaatagaaNNNNNNNNNNaatagaatagaatagaatagaatagaatagaatagaatagaatagaaaagaataggCATAGAGTAGAgtagaatagaacagaatagagtagAACAGAATGGAGTAGAATACAACAGGGTAGAGTAGAATACAACagagtagaatagaatagaacagaatagagtagaatagaatagaagtAGAGTAGAGAAGAATAGAACAGAGTAGAGTAGAATAGAACAGAGTAGAGTAGAGTAGAACagagtagaatagaatagaatagaacagaatagaacagaatagagtagaatagaatacaatagaatagaaagaatagagtataatagaatagaacagaacagaatagagtagAATAGAATACAATAGAATAGAAAGAATAGAGTAGAGTAGAATagagtagaacagaatagaatagagtAGAGTAAAATAGTAGAACAGAGTAGAGTAGAGTAGAACATCGGCCCCGGGGGATGCATCTATAATTCTCCGTGCACACGCAGAGCCCATGGAAACAACCCACCTTCACGGAAGCTGATCCGTGCTTCCTCCAGGAATGAGAAGTGCTTCTTGGCCATCTGTACCACCTCAGGGATGTCAAACACGGTGACCCGACACCCAGGGTACAGAGAGGTGCACTCCTTGGCCAGAGCCCCAGAACAGCCTGGAAGTGGACATGGAACAGGACAGATGGACAGGAAGGTGTGAGCAGATGCACCTTGGCCCACCATCGACCCCCAGGGGGCATCCACATGGGGGATGTGGTTCTGCCCTCCATGGAGGTCTTCATGGCTCCATCATCACCTATAAGCACCTGAATCCACGAATCTTCCTGGCTGGACCAACCCATTGACCACTATGACCCCATTCTGCGTGACTCATAGGCAGACACGCACTTGGGCACAACTGTCCCATGCGGGGACTGCCCCATTACCCGAGGATTCTGTGGCACAGAGAGACCACGGAacgtgcccaaagtcacacagtgagcCAGGCACAGGGGCCCCTTTTGAATAAACCACATCAAGTTTCCCAGTCATGGCGTCCTGCTGCCCGAGATGGTGGAGGGACGTTGCCCTGATGTTGGCTACGGGTCTGAGCATCTCAGATCTGGGGACCAATGACTGGGGGCCCCTTAGCTGCATCTTGAAGCCTGTCTGCATCCCAGGCAGCTCGGCCCCAACCAGTGAGCCATTGTGTTGCTCAAAGGATGGAGACATGCCCACATCGGGAGGGCCACATCGGGCTGGCATCACCCCCAGAACATGCACCCAGGGAAACATGGTGTTGGGAGCCCCTGAATCCCCCTCTACTGGGGTTCATGCTCCCTGAGCCTCCTCTATGGGACCAGCATGGGATGGTCAGGGCAAGAGCGTTTGCTTGAAAGGGACCAGGGGTTAGACTTggctgcccccacctccacctccaccgaACCCCACATTTTCACCCTTTAGGACAGAGATGACCAACACCCAGTACTCCTGCATCTGCTCTAGGATATGCCATGCCCAGCCTTCAGCCACAGGAGATGCTTAAGACGTGGGCATCCTCCTCATCCGTGTTCGCATCAGGACCCTCAGGGCCCAGAAAACCTGGCGGACCCCTGCAGCCCCACACGGCGCTCTGCCTGCCCCGGGAGGGCAGCATGGCAAGGTTGACTCAATGGCTTTGCTAACTGCTTTCCAGGAGCTCCGTGACAGCTGCACCCCACCATCCTCTAAAGCCTCCCTTGTCACGCTGAGCTATGCCAATGTCTACAGCCACGTGGCCCAGGCCTCGGCAGCATCCGTGTCCCTGGGAGCAGAGATTCTTGGTCCCGCCCCAATGCACGGGGTCAGAACCGCAGAGGGTGCACCATGTTCAGGGAGGAGCTGGAACCCCCACAGCCTGTGGGACGCCCACGGGATGCCTTGTCCCCGATCCTAAATGGGATCCCCATTGTCTTCCCTCCCTAGCCCTAAGACACAGCTCCATGCGTGGGGCCGACGCTCACCACCAATATCGCAGATGAGCGGGAACGGGGACAGGTCAAAAGCGGCCAGCACATGCCTCCCGCTGATGCTCCAGATGTCCTGCAGACCTCGCATGACCTGCAGCCGCTCGCCCTCAGATCTGCATGTGAAACCACGCTCGTCAAGATCGTGTGGATACCCAAATCAGGGGAGAAGCTGTGGCCGGAGCAGGGGTCTTGGAAACGGGCAAAGCACAGGATGGAAGGGGAGGCACTGGGTAAAGCTCAGGCACCAGCCCTGAGGACTCCACACCCCGTGCACGTCCTTCTCCCCTTTCCCGGCCCTCGGCCAGCAAGGAACCCTGCAACGAGCCATCGGGGCATCGCCACCTGGGGACTGTGGTACCAGACCCCACGCCAACAGCAGCCCCGAGTGCGTGCGTAGAGCTGACCTACTACCTGGGTAACTCTGGCCCAAACAAAACCCATTCCTCATTTTTCTACATCACTGTTGCTTCACGTAGAGCGCCTTGGGGGGAAGGACAGATTCCCACCTGCTCAGCACACTGACCAACACAAACAAATctgtcgtcttttttttttttttaattttaaatatcaacGTCCCTCTGTTTTGCTCCGTTTGGACCCATGTATTCCGCCCAGCGAGTGTGTGGAAAGGAAGCGTCACCCCGCACGCGTGGGCGCTCGGCGTTACCTGTAGATGGCGCTGAAGAGCTCGTCAGAGGGAACCCCAAATGCCTCCAGATACTGGTTCTTGCCGTCCCTGCAAACAGGCAGGACGCGGTCACCCAGGATCTGCCACGTTCAGGGAGCACCAGCTGGTGCACACATGGGGTCACACATCCTCACCTCCCGTCACAGACAGAACAAGCAGGGGACAGGACTCAGTCACCACATGTTTGGACCCCCTTCTGGGATGGAACACACACGTGTTCAGAGAGGCAGGCTGCACATCTAGCCTGGCTCTGCCATGTAGGCAAGGAAGGAGCAGGTTCTAAAGACAGTGTGAAGGAAGCTCGAAAATGACGTGCAGTCAGGGGACACTGATGTCCACAGGACTCATCGGTTGGCATCTGGGGGCAGGAGAAGCCTTGCTGTGCTATTATCAGTACCTATCAGTATCTGACATCTATCTATACCTATTTATCAATATCTATTATTTACATATGTCTATTAATATCTATCAGTATCCATCTGTACCTATCAATATCTATTCATCTATTATCTATTAATATCTATCAATACCTATCCATCAATATCCATCTATTATcaatctatctacctacctacctatccatctacccatctatcATCCCTATATTATCATTCATCCATccctctatctatccatccatccatcatatctatctatcatctatccatccatccatccatccatccatccatcatatctatctatccatccctatatctatcatctatccatccatccatccatccacttgtCCATCCATTCTTCcgtcatccatccacccatctagcCATCTCTATATTATCATCCATccctatatctatctatatatctatctattcatccatcatatatatccatccatccatccttgtatctatcaatcatctatccatccatccgtccatccacctgtccatccatccagccatccataCATCACCCATCCGCCCATCTAGCCATCCCTATATGTATCTACCTGCCCATCTATGTATCCATACATCTATGTCACTGGTTTCCAATTGCAGGTGATTCTGCCTCCAAGAGGCACTTGTCAATGTCTGGGGACATCTTTTTATTATCACGACTGGGGAGATTGTACTGGCACCTGGTGGGAGGAGACCAGAGGCGCTGCTCCACACCCTGCAGAGCCCAGGACGCCCCACCTCAGAGAGTCATCAGCCCCAGACACCCACAGCGCAGAGTGCAAGAGCAGATGTGGAGCACACAACCATCATAATTCAGGCAGTATCTTGTATGCCATCTTCCCCACTTTGCCTCCTCAGCCCAGGCCCTTTCCCTGGAGACCACTGAAGCACAAGGACTCTTAACTGAGCAGATTTGCATTTCGTGAATTCCTTCAGCCAGGACTAAGGGGGTTTCTCACATCTGCTCTGGATTTCCATACCTAGCGGGGTCGTGTTTGATTCTACAAGGAACCTGGCACTTCAGCTGCAGAGACCCCCTGAAACCAGCCCCCAGGGAGCCCTGGTGCACAGTCCATGCCGTCGAGGCCATGCCCACCTCACGGCCTGGGCCAGGTGGCCCCAGCACAGATATGTCGTCCTGGCCAGGTACCGCAGCATGTTGCCCTGGCACTTGGGACTGGCCCTGACCAGGTAGGTGCTGGAGAGCTCTGTGTTTTGATACAAAGCTGAAAACGAACAGAGAGAACACAAAAGGCTAAGTGAGATTCCAAGTCCTTGCCATTACTAGTGCGAGCATCGGCAATATCAGGGCTGAAAGCGGATTCTCGCCTAGGGGCATCAAAAGGCCTGTAGCTACAGCTGGGGGCCCATGCACCTGCTCGATTCTGTTTTGGCAAATCCCTTTGGAAAGTGTGGTGCAGCAGGTGGGAAGGGCAAGTGAGCCGATGGGGAACCCTAAAATACAATCCCTGGGCTTTAAAATAACACCTGATTTGGATATACACTCTACTGGTGATACAACGATCTCCAAAACTGGAATCACGTTGATGGAGCAGGGGCTGCCTTTCTGCCACGCTCAGCCAAGCAGTAGGCAGCCAACCCCGGGTGAATGTCATCATTTTAACAGAGCCCTGGGGAGGATGTGCAGACCCAGGCCCACAACAGCCCTGGTGCTCTCTGAGCAGATGCCCCGCTGTGAGCTACCCCATCCCGCAGCATCTGCAAATGGCCAGTCCCATGCCTGAGCCTacctccctgtcccctctcctgGGGACCCTGCTTCCCACGGAGCGCCCGCTGTTTTGCATGGGGTGGTCCCCAGCTGGGTGTTGGCACCAACCAAATGCCCCAGGGTCAAATGACAACTGATAATTGTGCCAGAAGGCACCTCCAGTAGCATCCCCCTGCACCCAATGTCTCCTGACCGAGGTGTCCTCCTGGGGGTGCAAGCTCAGTGTCAGCCACCCCAGTACGTGTGATGTGCAAAGACTGTTCTCAGGGAGTGGCTGGTGGTGGTTGCAGATAGCTTGCACCCTCGTACCTGCTTGATCTCCACACCCGGGTACCTGAGAGCTGTCAACCCCCACAGGATGCTCAAGTTAACCCATCACTGGTATTTGCACCCCAGAACCCCAACTGGTGCATGATTCGATACCACAAGCACAAAGGCCACTGACCACGGCTGCCACAGCCAGGCCAGCACTCCTGTTCTCATGTGCTCCGGCTCAAGCAATGCTCTCTACATTTGCAATTTCATGAATCTACAATTCTAAAAGTGGTCAGAATGAGTGACATACAGTTGACATTTTGAATTTTGCAAAGTAAGgacataaaaaaaaccccaaaaaaacctaCCACCACCATATTCCATAAGAGAAAAGCCATTTCAACACCAAAATAAGAATGTAATGTAAGGAATGGCAACCCTTTAGCTGGATAAATTTAGTTTGATTGAGAAGTATGCCCATGTGatgtttttccccatttttccttGCTCATTGGATACTTCATGAGGGTACCAATGTGCACACCAGCATGTGGAGACCTCTCTGGAATGAGGACAGCTAAGTACAGCCTGGGTGCTAAACCTGGCCCACCGcttgtctttgtaaataaagttttattgacacccagccatgcccattcatttacataatgTCTACATGCTTACCTTTTCCCCTCCTTGTTTGCACCTGAAGCAGCTTCAGGGACACACAGGTGTCCAGCAGGAGCTCTGTCCCACAGGAGCTGGTGCCCAGCCGTGCAGCCACTGCTGCCGCGCCCAGGGGCTCTGGGGCCTCAGCCAGAAGGTCAAACACGCCCAGCTCACAGGCGGCAAACAGAACCTCGGAAACAAGGGGCCAGCTTTGAGTGTCCTAGGAACTGTACTCACCATGGGGAGCCAGGGTGCGTTTTCGGGGGACACTGCACTGCTATGGAAAACGCtatggcagttccttaaaaaatcgAACATAGAATGGCCATAGAAACCAGAAGTTCCACTTCTGCATATggacccaaaagaactgaaagtggAGACTGGAAGAGATACATGGGTGTACTACCCATGTTCACTGATGCATTAACTACAGTACCCAAAACATTTAAGAACCAAGCATGCACCAATGGACAAATGGATGAGCAAAGTATGGTCCATGCACACAGTGGAATATGAcgcagccttgaaaaggaaggatgtTCTGCACCTGCTAtgacgtggatggaccttgaggacatggTGCTGAGTgacataagccagacacagaaggacaaatcctGTGTGATTCCACATATACGGGGTCTGTAGAGGAGTCCCATCCACAGGGACAGAGAGTAGATGGTAGGGCCAGTGATGGGGAATTAGTGTTTGATGGGGACAGAGCTTCAAGttgggaagatggaaagttctggagacggataGAGGGGGGTGGTTGCCCATTAGTGAATGTGCTCAATGCCCCTGAGCCGTGCACATAAAAATGGTGGAGATAGTAAAATTTatgtctatttaaaataaaattttcaaaaaaataattttttaatttttaaaaaattaaagaaaaaaataaaattttcaaattaaatgaactcactaaaatttttaatttaatttttaaaatgtaaaacaaaatgttgaaataaaatttaaatgaatattcaaatattttaaacagcatagaataaataaaacaaataacaaataaaacaaaataaaatgaaatgaaaagaaacaaaacggAACGAAATGAAATGACATGAAATGAAATACGCTTCCCCCGTTCACTCAGGAAGCACCTGTTTCTACCGCTCCAAGTGCTGTGGGGTTGACCAGCTGTCCAGGGTGATGCCATCTACTGGACAGGTTGGTCCCCAGGGACGgtgagggccagggctggggggcagcT from Neomonachus schauinslandi chromosome X, ASM220157v2, whole genome shotgun sequence encodes the following:
- the ASMT gene encoding acetylserotonin O-methyltransferase, whose amino-acid sequence is MTCPEEQAYRLLTEYSNGFMVSQVLFAACELGVFDLLAEAPEPLGAAAVAARLGTSSCGTELLLDTCVSLKLLQVQTRRGKALYQNTELSSTYLVRASPKCQGNMLRYLARTTYLCWGHLAQAVRDGKNQYLEAFGVPSDELFSAIYRSEGERLQVMRGLQDIWSISGRHVLAAFDLSPFPLICDIGGCSGALAKECTSLYPGCRVTVFDIPEVVQMAKKHFSFLEEARISFREDAQYSGIECIHTAV